The Vidua macroura isolate BioBank_ID:100142 chromosome 11, ASM2450914v1, whole genome shotgun sequence genome includes a region encoding these proteins:
- the NDRG4 gene encoding protein NDRG4 isoform X3, with product MPECWDGEHDIETPYGLLHVVIRGSPKGNRPAILTYHDVGLNHKLCFNTFFNYEDMQEITKHFVVCHVDAPGQQAGASQFPQGYQYPSMDQLAAMLPSVVQHFGFKYVIGIGVGAGAYVLAKFALIFPDLVEGLVLMNIDPNGKGWIDWAAAKLSGLTSTLPDIVLSHLFSQEELMNNTELVQSYRQQIGSVVNQFNLQLFLNMYNGRRDLDINRPGTVPNAKTLRCPVMLVVGDNAPAEEGVVECNSKLDPTNTTFLKMADSGGLPQVTQPGKLTEAFKYFLQGMGYITHLKDRRLSGGTVPSASMTRLARSRTASLTSASSVDGTRPRACTHSESTEAMGQINHTMEVSC from the exons ATGCCGGAGTGCTGGGATGGG GAACACGACATTGAGACCCCCTACGGGCTGCTGCACGTGGTCATCCGGGGCTCTCCCAAGGGGAACCGCCCGGCCATCCTGACCTACCACGATGTGGGCCTCAACC ACAAGCTTTGTTTCAACACCTTCTTCAACTACGAGGACATGCAGGAGATCACGAAGCACTTTGTGGTGTGCCACGTGGACGCACCGGgacagcaggcaggagcctcACAGTTCCCTCAGGG GTACCAGTATCCATCCATGGACCAGCTGGCTGCCATGTTACCCAGCGTGGTGCAGCATTTCGG GTTCAAGTATGTGATCGGGATCGGTGTTGGGGCAGGAGCCTACGTGCTGGCCAAGTTTGCG CTCATCTTCCCTGACCTGGTCGAAGGGCTGGTCCTTATGAACATCGACCCCAACGGCAAAGGCTGGATTGACTGGGCAGCTGCCAAG CTCTCCGGCCTCACCAGTACGCTGCCGGACATTGTCCTGTCCCACCTGTTCAGCCAG gaggaGCTGATGAACAACACGGAGCTGGTGCAGAGTTACCGGCAGCAGATCGGCAGTGTGGTGAACCAGTTCAacctccagctcttcctcaaCATGTACAATGG CCGCAGGGACCTGGACATCAACCGGCCTGGGACTGTGCCCAACGCCAAGACGCTGCG CTGCCCTGTGATGCTGGTGGTCGGAGACAATGCGCCTGCTGAGGAGGGGGTG GTGGAGTGTAACTCCAAGCTGGATCCTACCAACACCACATTCCTGAAG ATGGCTGACTCTGGTGGGCTGCCCCAGGTCACACAG CCAGGCAAGCTGACTGAAGCCTTCAAGTACTTCCTGCAAGGCATGGGCTACA TCACCCACCTGAAGGATCGGAGGCTGAGTGGAGGCACAG TGCCATCTGCCAGTATGACCCGCCTGGCACGCTCCCGCACGGCCTCCCTCACCAGCGCCAGCTCCGTGGATGGCACCCGCCCACGTGCCTGCACCCACTCGGAGAGCACCGAGGCCATGGGGCAGATCAACCACACCATGGAGGTATCGTGCTGA
- the WWOX gene encoding WW domain-containing oxidoreductase isoform X4, which produces MAALKYAGLEDTDSEEELPPGWEERTTKDGWVYYANHLEEKTQWEHPKSGKRKRVAGDLPYGWEQETDENGQVYFVDHINKRTTYLDPRLAFTVEDNPVKPTTRQKYDGNSTAMEILQGRDLSGKVVIITGANSGIGFETAKSLALHGACVILACRSPARGEAAVQRILGEWGLQATFV; this is translated from the exons ATGGCCGCGCTCAAGTACGCGGGGCTGGAGGACACGGACAGCGAGGAGGAGCTGCCGCCGGGCTGGGAGGAGCGCACCACCAAGGACGGCTGGGTTTACTACGCTAA ccacctagaagaaaaaacacagtgGGAACATCCTAAGTCTGGGAAGAGGAAACGTGTTGCAGGAG ATCTGCCATATGGATGGGAGCAGGAGACTGATGAAAATGGACAAGTCTATTTTGTGGA CCACATAAATAAAAGGACTACCTACCTTGACCCAAGACTGGCCTTTACAGTAGAAGATAATCCAGTAAAGCCTACTACCAGACAAAAATATGATGGGAACAGTACTGCAATGGAAATTCTCCAGGGTCGTGACTTGAGTGGGAAAGTGGTTATAATCACAGGAGCCAATTCAGGAATAG GTTTTGAAACTGCCAAGTCCCTGGCCCTGCATGGGGCGTGTGTTATCCTGGCCTGCAGGAGCCCGGCGCGAGGCGAGGCGGCCGTGCAGCGCATCCTGGGGGAATGG
- the NDRG4 gene encoding protein NDRG4 isoform X4 — translation MPECWDGEHDIETPYGLLHVVIRGSPKGNRPAILTYHDVGLNHKLCFNTFFNYEDMQEITKHFVVCHVDAPGQQAGASQFPQGYQYPSMDQLAAMLPSVVQHFGFKYVIGIGVGAGAYVLAKFALIFPDLVEGLVLMNIDPNGKGWIDWAAAKLSGLTSTLPDIVLSHLFSQEELMNNTELVQSYRQQIGSVVNQFNLQLFLNMYNGRRDLDINRPGTVPNAKTLRCPVMLVVGDNAPAEEGVVECNSKLDPTNTTFLKMADSGGLPQVTQPGKLTEAFKYFLQGMGYMPSASMTRLARSRTASLTSASSVDGTRPRACTHSESTEAMGQINHTMEVSC, via the exons ATGCCGGAGTGCTGGGATGGG GAACACGACATTGAGACCCCCTACGGGCTGCTGCACGTGGTCATCCGGGGCTCTCCCAAGGGGAACCGCCCGGCCATCCTGACCTACCACGATGTGGGCCTCAACC ACAAGCTTTGTTTCAACACCTTCTTCAACTACGAGGACATGCAGGAGATCACGAAGCACTTTGTGGTGTGCCACGTGGACGCACCGGgacagcaggcaggagcctcACAGTTCCCTCAGGG GTACCAGTATCCATCCATGGACCAGCTGGCTGCCATGTTACCCAGCGTGGTGCAGCATTTCGG GTTCAAGTATGTGATCGGGATCGGTGTTGGGGCAGGAGCCTACGTGCTGGCCAAGTTTGCG CTCATCTTCCCTGACCTGGTCGAAGGGCTGGTCCTTATGAACATCGACCCCAACGGCAAAGGCTGGATTGACTGGGCAGCTGCCAAG CTCTCCGGCCTCACCAGTACGCTGCCGGACATTGTCCTGTCCCACCTGTTCAGCCAG gaggaGCTGATGAACAACACGGAGCTGGTGCAGAGTTACCGGCAGCAGATCGGCAGTGTGGTGAACCAGTTCAacctccagctcttcctcaaCATGTACAATGG CCGCAGGGACCTGGACATCAACCGGCCTGGGACTGTGCCCAACGCCAAGACGCTGCG CTGCCCTGTGATGCTGGTGGTCGGAGACAATGCGCCTGCTGAGGAGGGGGTG GTGGAGTGTAACTCCAAGCTGGATCCTACCAACACCACATTCCTGAAG ATGGCTGACTCTGGTGGGCTGCCCCAGGTCACACAG CCAGGCAAGCTGACTGAAGCCTTCAAGTACTTCCTGCAAGGCATGGGCTACA TGCCATCTGCCAGTATGACCCGCCTGGCACGCTCCCGCACGGCCTCCCTCACCAGCGCCAGCTCCGTGGATGGCACCCGCCCACGTGCCTGCACCCACTCGGAGAGCACCGAGGCCATGGGGCAGATCAACCACACCATGGAGGTATCGTGCTGA